In a genomic window of Passer domesticus isolate bPasDom1 chromosome 3, bPasDom1.hap1, whole genome shotgun sequence:
- the TENT5A gene encoding terminal nucleotidyltransferase 5A codes for MADDEKAGGSSADGGESAHCNVLSWEQVQRLDRILSETIPIHGRGNFPTLAMQPRQIVKVVRSRLEEKGIGLRDVRLNGSAASHVLHQDSGLGYKDLDLIFCADLKGEAEFQTVKDVVLDCLLDFLPEGVNKEKITPLTLKEAYVQKMVKVCNDSDRWSLISLSNNSGKNVELKFVDSLRRQFEFSVDSFQIKLDSLLLFYECSENPMTETFHPTIIGESVYGDFQEAFDHLCNKIIATRNPEEIRGGGLLKYCNLLVRGFRAASESEIKSLQRYMCSRFFIDFSDIGEQQRKLESYLQNHFVGLEDRKYDYLMTLHGVVNESTVCLMGHERRQTLNLITMLAIRVLAEQNIIPNVANVTCYYQPAPYVADANFSNYYIAQVQTVFPCQQHTYSTWLPCN; via the exons ATGGCAGACGATGAGAAGGCCGGCGGGAGTTCCGCGGACGGCGGCGAGAGCGCGCACTGCAAcgtgctgagctgggagcaaGTGCAGCGTCTGGACCGCATCCTCAGCGAAACCATCCCCATCCACGGCCGCGGTAACTTCCCCACACTGGCCATGCAGCCTCGCCAGATCGTCAAGGTGGTGCGGAGCCGGCTGGAAGAGAAGGGCATCGGCCTGCGGGACGTGCGGCTGAACGGCTCGGCCGCCAGCCACGTCCTCCACCAGGACAGCGGCCTGGGCTACAAGGACTTGGACCTCATCTTCTGCGCCGACCTCAAAGGAGAAGCCGAATTTCAGACTGTGAAGGACGTGGTCTTGGACTGCCTCTTGGATTTCTTACCCGAGGGGGTGAATAAGGAGAAGATCACGCCTCTCACACTCAAG GAGGCTTATGTGCAGAAAATGGTAAAAGTATGCAATGATTCAGACCGGTGGAGTCTTATCTCCCTGTCCAACAACAGTGGCAAAAATGTGGAGCTGAAATTCGTGGACTCTCTGAGGCGGCAGTTTGAATTCAGTGTCGATTCCTTTCAAATCAAGCTGGActccctgctgcttttttatGAGTGCTCAGAGAATCCGATGACTGAAACTTTTCACCCAACTATCATTGGCGAGAGCGTTTATGGGGATTTCCAGGAAGCCTTTGATCACCTCTGCAACAAGATAATTGCCACAAGAAACCCAGAAGAAATCAGAGGAGGTGGTCTTCTGAAGTACTGCAACCTTTTGGTAAGGGGCTTTAGGGCAGCCTCTGAATCTGAGATTAAATCCCTGCAGAGATACATGTGTTCGAGGTTTTTCATTGACTTCTCAGACATTGGCGAACAGCAGAGAAAGCTGGAGTCCTACTTGCAGAACCACTTTGTGGGATTAGAAGACCGCAAGTATGACTATCTCATGACCCTTCACGGTGTGGTGAATGAGAGCACAGTGTGCCTGATGGGACATGAGAGGAGACAGACTCTGAATCTGATCACCATGCTGGCCATCCGGGTCCTAGCCGAGCAAAATATCATCCCCAACGTGGCCAATGTCACCTGCTATTACCAGCCAGCCCCATACGTAGCAGATGCCAACTTCAGCAATTACTATATTGCCCAGGTTCAGACGGTGTTCCCTTGCCAGCAGCACACATACTCTACTTGGCTGCCCTGTAATTAA